The following proteins are co-located in the Dietzia timorensis genome:
- a CDS encoding siderophore-interacting protein: MSYLLKVVEASTHSDAFRRIVFTGKGIGPLLKASDGDAYVKLFFFPEGVKPPKDADMKKLRKSLAPKDRPQSRSYTIAAVNKKDKTLTIDFTRHSNGGVGSAWAETAAPGSWVYAFGPRGKYSPDPKADAIIILADNPGIPAARRVIERAKHPKRLRVIFDTTLSHEELDLPEKVGSVTLIDSTRGKTTLRDEVERLTLPRGDVEVFARGEKYVTKKLLGQYFRELGLPSKRVSISGYWGAPKSDKKR, from the coding sequence GTGTCCTACCTACTCAAGGTCGTCGAGGCGAGTACCCACAGCGACGCATTCCGGCGAATCGTCTTTACCGGAAAAGGGATCGGGCCCCTTCTCAAGGCGTCCGACGGCGACGCCTACGTGAAGTTGTTCTTTTTCCCCGAAGGTGTCAAGCCACCTAAGGACGCTGACATGAAGAAGCTGCGCAAGTCGCTCGCCCCCAAAGATCGTCCGCAGTCGCGCAGCTACACGATTGCCGCCGTCAACAAGAAGGACAAGACCCTCACGATCGATTTCACGCGTCACTCCAACGGTGGTGTCGGCTCGGCGTGGGCCGAGACTGCGGCACCCGGTTCGTGGGTTTATGCGTTCGGCCCACGAGGCAAGTACTCCCCGGATCCGAAGGCCGACGCGATCATCATCCTCGCCGACAATCCGGGGATTCCGGCCGCAAGGCGCGTCATCGAACGTGCGAAGCACCCAAAACGTCTTCGCGTGATCTTCGATACGACCCTCTCCCACGAGGAGCTGGACCTGCCGGAGAAGGTCGGTTCGGTCACGCTCATCGACTCCACCAGAGGCAAGACGACCCTTCGAGACGAGGTCGAAAGGCTCACACTGCCCCGGGGTGACGTCGAGGTTTTCGCGCGCGGAGAGAAGTACGTAACCAAGAAACTCCTCGGTCAGTACTTTCGCGAGCTGGGACTGCCATCGAAGCGGGTATCGATCTCGGGCTATTGGGGCGCACCGAAAAGCGATAAGAAGCGTTAG